In Astatotilapia calliptera chromosome 16, fAstCal1.2, whole genome shotgun sequence, one genomic interval encodes:
- the prpf40a gene encoding pre-mRNA-processing factor 40 homolog A isoform X1: MSSSEANNGPSQAPPYPGVPPAAIPPPFMGPPGIPPHFPPIGMPPMGQRPPSMTPMPPGIIPPGIMPPMGAPPMGQMPGMMPPMMPGMMMPPRIPAAAVQPTGPPGVDSTAAAPGTSSTTNGSPQEEQPKKKSVWTEHKSLDGKTYYYNTETKQSTWEKPDELKSPAEQMLSKCPWKEYKSDTGKPYYYNSQTKESRWTKPKELEDLEAMIKAEENGTAEAAAPGTTAAPAVQADNVAPAATVVEAETAVVVSEEQPSQAAVTQTPEVKTADAPVASSETSAATEAVASVEVVKEERPELQKKTYKWNTKEEAKQAFKELLKEKGVSSNSSWEQAMKLIINDPRYSALPKLSEKKQAFNAYKVQTEKEEKEEARIKYKESKETFQRFLENHEKMTSTTRYKKAEQMFGELEVWSCVPERDRLEIYEDVLFYLAKKEKEQAKQLRKRNWEALKNILDNMANVTYRTTWSEAQQYLLDNPTFAEDEELQNMDKEDALICFEEHIRALEKEEEEEKQKTLLRERRRQRKNREAFQKFLDELHDHGQLHSMSAWMEMYPTLSSDIRFANMLGQPGSTPLDLFKFYVEDLKARYHDEKRIIKDILKDKGFLVEVNTSFDDFGSVISSDKRATTLDAGNIKLAFNSLLEKAEAREREREKEEARKMKRKEAAFKNMLKQATPPLEPETTWEGVRERFLKEPAFEDVTLESERKRIFKDFMHVLEHECQHHHSRTKKHSKKSKKHHRKRSRSRSGSESEDEEYHKKKKRSQSKSPSERSSSGESERSYKKSKKHKKKGKKRRHKSASPDSDNEKKGRDRDGKREKEVEKEKENDKSRGKSRSESKQKSPKRKAAKEEGGWDTSGSELSEGELEKRRRNLLEQLDAP, encoded by the exons ATG TCTTCGTCGGAAGCTAATAATGGGCCGAGCCAAGCACCGCCTTATCCAGGTGTACCGCCCGCGGCGATACCTCCCCCATTT ATGGGACCACCTGGAATACCACCTCATTTCCCTCCCATTGGAATGCCCCCTATGGGACAGCGACCTCCCAGCATGACACCAATGCCTCCTGGTATAATTCCCCCGGGTATAATGCCACCAATGGGGGCACCGCCAATGGGACAG ATGCCAGGCATGATGCCACCTATGATGCCAGGAATGATGATGCCCCCTCGCATACCAGCTGCGGCTGTACAGCCAACGGGACCG CCTGGTGTTGACTCCACAG ctgctgctcctgGAACATCT AGTACCACAAATGGATCCCCGCAGGAAGAACAGCCAAAGAAG AAATCCGTGTGGACTGAACATAAATCACTAGATGGAAAGACCTATTATTATAACACAGAGACTAAGCAATCCACATGGGAGAAACCGGATGAACTCAAATCTCCTGCAGAG CAAATGCTGTCAAAATGCCCCTGGAAGGAGTACAAGTCAGACACAGGGAAGCCTTATTATTACAACTCTCAGACAAAGGAGTCAAGATGGACAAAACCCAAAGAGCTGGAGGACCTGGAAG CTATGATCAAAGCAGAGGAGAATGG GACTGCAGAGGCAGCGGCTCCTGGAACCACTGCAGCTCCTGCTGTGCAAGCAGATAATGTAGCTCCTGCAGCGACTGTAGTGGAGGCGGAAACTGCGGTAGTAGTCTCAGAGGAACAACCATCCCAGGCAGCAGTGACTCAAACACCTGAGGTGAAGACGGCTGATGCACCTGTGGCTTCCTCTGAGACTTCAGCAGCTACCGAGGCTGTAGCCAG TGTCGAGGTTGTAAAAGAAGAAAGGCCAGAACTTCAGAAGAAAACGTACAAATGGAATACAAAAGAAGAAGCCAAGCAGGCCTTCAAAGAGCTGCTGAAGGAGAAG GGTGTATCCTCCAACTCCTCTTGGGAACAGGCCATGAAATTGATTATCAATGATCCTCGCTACAG TGCACTTCCGAAGCTGAGCGAAAAGAAGCAGGCGTTCAATGCATACAAAGTCCAGacagagaaggaagaaaaggaggaggcCAGAATTAAATACAAAGAGTCAAAAGAGACTTTTCAGAGATTCTTGGAGAACCATGAAAAGATGACATCTACCACTAGATACAA GAAAGCAGAACAGATGTTTGGTGAGCTTGAAGTGTGGAGCTGCGTGCCAGAGAGAGACAGGCTAGAGATCTATGAAGACGTGTTGTTCTACCTTGCTAAAAAAGAGAAG GAGCAAGCCAAGCAGCTGAGAAAAAGGAACTGGGAAGCTTTGAAGAACATTTTGGACAACATGGCAAACGTCACATACCGCACCACCTGGTCTGAGGCCCAGCAGTATCTGCTAGATAACCCTACCTTTGCAGAGGATGAGGAGCTGCAAA ATATGGACAAAGAAGATGCCCTTATATGTTTTGAGGAGCATATTCGGGCtctggagaaggaggaggaggaagagaagcaaaAGACACTTCTCAGGGAAAGAAGACGGCAGCGCAAGAATAGAGAGGCCTTCCAG AAATTTCTGGACGAGCTTCATGATCACGGCCAACTTCACTCTATGTCTGCTTGGATGGAGATGTACCCGACACTGAGCTCAGACATCCGCTTTGCCAACATGCTGGGCCAGCCGG GTTCCACTCCCCTGGACCTCTTCAAATTTTATGTGGAAGACTTGAAAGCACGCTATCATGATGAAAAGAGAATAATCAAAGATATTCTTAAG GACAAAGGATTCCTGGTTGAAGTCAACACCAGCTTTGATGACTTTGGATCAGTCATCAGCTCGGATAAGAGAGCTACCACGCTGGATGCAGGAAATATAAAGCTAGCCTTCAACAGT TTGCTTGAGAAAGCTGAAGccagagagagggagcgagagaagGAGGAGGCCAGGAAGATGAAAAGGAAAGAAGCTGCTTTCAAGAACATGCTGAAGCAGGCCACACCGCCACTGGAGCCAGAGACTACGTGGGAGGGA GTCAGAGAGAGGTTCCTAAAAGAGCCTGCCTTTGAAGACGTGACTCTGGAGTCGGAGAGGAAAAGAATATTCAAAGATTTCATGCATGTCTTGGAG CATGAGTGCCAGCATCACCACTCGAGGACCAAGAAACactcaaagaagtccaaaaAGCACCACAGGAAGCGCTCCCGCTCTCGATCA GGCTCCGAGTCTGAGGATGAGGAATAccacaagaagaaaaagaggtcACAGTCCAAATCCCCCTCAGAACGTTCATCTAGTGGAGAATCTG AGAGAAGCTATAAAAAATCCAAGAAGCACAAGAAGAAGGGCAAGAAGAGACGCCACAAGTCT GCGTCTCCAGATTCTGACAACGAGAAGAAAGGAAGAGACCGTGATGGGAAGCGAGAAAAGGAGgtagagaaggagaaagagaacGACAAGTCTCGGGGGAAATCTCGCTCAGAGTCCAAACAGAAATCTCCCAAAAGGAAAGCAGCCAAAGAGGAG GGTGGCTGGGACACGTCGGGCAGTGAGCTGAGTGAAGGAGAGCTggagaaaaggagaagaaacTTGCTGGAACAGCTGGACGCACCTTGA
- the prpf40a gene encoding pre-mRNA-processing factor 40 homolog A isoform X2 has translation MMGPPGIPPHFPPIGMPPMGQRPPSMTPMPPGIIPPGIMPPMGAPPMGQMPGMMPPMMPGMMMPPRIPAAAVQPTGPPGVDSTAAAPGTSSTTNGSPQEEQPKKKSVWTEHKSLDGKTYYYNTETKQSTWEKPDELKSPAEQMLSKCPWKEYKSDTGKPYYYNSQTKESRWTKPKELEDLEAMIKAEENGTAEAAAPGTTAAPAVQADNVAPAATVVEAETAVVVSEEQPSQAAVTQTPEVKTADAPVASSETSAATEAVASVEVVKEERPELQKKTYKWNTKEEAKQAFKELLKEKGVSSNSSWEQAMKLIINDPRYSALPKLSEKKQAFNAYKVQTEKEEKEEARIKYKESKETFQRFLENHEKMTSTTRYKKAEQMFGELEVWSCVPERDRLEIYEDVLFYLAKKEKEQAKQLRKRNWEALKNILDNMANVTYRTTWSEAQQYLLDNPTFAEDEELQNMDKEDALICFEEHIRALEKEEEEEKQKTLLRERRRQRKNREAFQKFLDELHDHGQLHSMSAWMEMYPTLSSDIRFANMLGQPGSTPLDLFKFYVEDLKARYHDEKRIIKDILKDKGFLVEVNTSFDDFGSVISSDKRATTLDAGNIKLAFNSLLEKAEAREREREKEEARKMKRKEAAFKNMLKQATPPLEPETTWEGVRERFLKEPAFEDVTLESERKRIFKDFMHVLEHECQHHHSRTKKHSKKSKKHHRKRSRSRSGSESEDEEYHKKKKRSQSKSPSERSSSGESERSYKKSKKHKKKGKKRRHKSASPDSDNEKKGRDRDGKREKEVEKEKENDKSRGKSRSESKQKSPKRKAAKEEGGWDTSGSELSEGELEKRRRNLLEQLDAP, from the exons ATG ATGGGACCACCTGGAATACCACCTCATTTCCCTCCCATTGGAATGCCCCCTATGGGACAGCGACCTCCCAGCATGACACCAATGCCTCCTGGTATAATTCCCCCGGGTATAATGCCACCAATGGGGGCACCGCCAATGGGACAG ATGCCAGGCATGATGCCACCTATGATGCCAGGAATGATGATGCCCCCTCGCATACCAGCTGCGGCTGTACAGCCAACGGGACCG CCTGGTGTTGACTCCACAG ctgctgctcctgGAACATCT AGTACCACAAATGGATCCCCGCAGGAAGAACAGCCAAAGAAG AAATCCGTGTGGACTGAACATAAATCACTAGATGGAAAGACCTATTATTATAACACAGAGACTAAGCAATCCACATGGGAGAAACCGGATGAACTCAAATCTCCTGCAGAG CAAATGCTGTCAAAATGCCCCTGGAAGGAGTACAAGTCAGACACAGGGAAGCCTTATTATTACAACTCTCAGACAAAGGAGTCAAGATGGACAAAACCCAAAGAGCTGGAGGACCTGGAAG CTATGATCAAAGCAGAGGAGAATGG GACTGCAGAGGCAGCGGCTCCTGGAACCACTGCAGCTCCTGCTGTGCAAGCAGATAATGTAGCTCCTGCAGCGACTGTAGTGGAGGCGGAAACTGCGGTAGTAGTCTCAGAGGAACAACCATCCCAGGCAGCAGTGACTCAAACACCTGAGGTGAAGACGGCTGATGCACCTGTGGCTTCCTCTGAGACTTCAGCAGCTACCGAGGCTGTAGCCAG TGTCGAGGTTGTAAAAGAAGAAAGGCCAGAACTTCAGAAGAAAACGTACAAATGGAATACAAAAGAAGAAGCCAAGCAGGCCTTCAAAGAGCTGCTGAAGGAGAAG GGTGTATCCTCCAACTCCTCTTGGGAACAGGCCATGAAATTGATTATCAATGATCCTCGCTACAG TGCACTTCCGAAGCTGAGCGAAAAGAAGCAGGCGTTCAATGCATACAAAGTCCAGacagagaaggaagaaaaggaggaggcCAGAATTAAATACAAAGAGTCAAAAGAGACTTTTCAGAGATTCTTGGAGAACCATGAAAAGATGACATCTACCACTAGATACAA GAAAGCAGAACAGATGTTTGGTGAGCTTGAAGTGTGGAGCTGCGTGCCAGAGAGAGACAGGCTAGAGATCTATGAAGACGTGTTGTTCTACCTTGCTAAAAAAGAGAAG GAGCAAGCCAAGCAGCTGAGAAAAAGGAACTGGGAAGCTTTGAAGAACATTTTGGACAACATGGCAAACGTCACATACCGCACCACCTGGTCTGAGGCCCAGCAGTATCTGCTAGATAACCCTACCTTTGCAGAGGATGAGGAGCTGCAAA ATATGGACAAAGAAGATGCCCTTATATGTTTTGAGGAGCATATTCGGGCtctggagaaggaggaggaggaagagaagcaaaAGACACTTCTCAGGGAAAGAAGACGGCAGCGCAAGAATAGAGAGGCCTTCCAG AAATTTCTGGACGAGCTTCATGATCACGGCCAACTTCACTCTATGTCTGCTTGGATGGAGATGTACCCGACACTGAGCTCAGACATCCGCTTTGCCAACATGCTGGGCCAGCCGG GTTCCACTCCCCTGGACCTCTTCAAATTTTATGTGGAAGACTTGAAAGCACGCTATCATGATGAAAAGAGAATAATCAAAGATATTCTTAAG GACAAAGGATTCCTGGTTGAAGTCAACACCAGCTTTGATGACTTTGGATCAGTCATCAGCTCGGATAAGAGAGCTACCACGCTGGATGCAGGAAATATAAAGCTAGCCTTCAACAGT TTGCTTGAGAAAGCTGAAGccagagagagggagcgagagaagGAGGAGGCCAGGAAGATGAAAAGGAAAGAAGCTGCTTTCAAGAACATGCTGAAGCAGGCCACACCGCCACTGGAGCCAGAGACTACGTGGGAGGGA GTCAGAGAGAGGTTCCTAAAAGAGCCTGCCTTTGAAGACGTGACTCTGGAGTCGGAGAGGAAAAGAATATTCAAAGATTTCATGCATGTCTTGGAG CATGAGTGCCAGCATCACCACTCGAGGACCAAGAAACactcaaagaagtccaaaaAGCACCACAGGAAGCGCTCCCGCTCTCGATCA GGCTCCGAGTCTGAGGATGAGGAATAccacaagaagaaaaagaggtcACAGTCCAAATCCCCCTCAGAACGTTCATCTAGTGGAGAATCTG AGAGAAGCTATAAAAAATCCAAGAAGCACAAGAAGAAGGGCAAGAAGAGACGCCACAAGTCT GCGTCTCCAGATTCTGACAACGAGAAGAAAGGAAGAGACCGTGATGGGAAGCGAGAAAAGGAGgtagagaaggagaaagagaacGACAAGTCTCGGGGGAAATCTCGCTCAGAGTCCAAACAGAAATCTCCCAAAAGGAAAGCAGCCAAAGAGGAG GGTGGCTGGGACACGTCGGGCAGTGAGCTGAGTGAAGGAGAGCTggagaaaaggagaagaaacTTGCTGGAACAGCTGGACGCACCTTGA